One genomic region from Heterodontus francisci isolate sHetFra1 chromosome 14, sHetFra1.hap1, whole genome shotgun sequence encodes:
- the fgf3 gene encoding fibroblast growth factor 3: protein MFITVCLLLSFLDFSRQQSPLPRAPTVAPKVPCAPSPACESRLRRDAGGRGGVYEHLGGAPRRRRLYCATKYHLQIHLNGKIDGTLEKNSIFSILEITAVDVGVVAIKGVFSGRYLAMNKRGRLYASEVYNPECEFVERIHELGYNTYASRSYRTIPNPAGTRRRNSAERLWYVSINGKGRPRRGFKTRRTQKSSLFLPRVLDSKDHEIVRLFHTSSKYRESLLKTSSKSEKTRTAQ from the exons ATGTTTATAACTGTCTGTTTGTTGCTGAGTTTTCTGGATTTCAGTAGACAGCAGTCGCCGTTGCCCCGGGCGCCGACTGTGGCTCCGAAGGTGCCGTGCGCCCCGTCCCCAGCCTGCGAGTCCAGACTGCGGAGGGATGCCGGGGGGCGCGGAGGGGTCTACGAACATCTCGGGGGAGCACCGCGGCGGAGGAGGCTCTACTGTGCCACTAAGTACCATTTGCAGATCCATCTCAACGGGAAGATTGATGGCACGCTGGAGAAAAACAGCATCTTCA GTATATTGGAAATAACTGCTGTTGATGTTGGAGTTGTGGCGATTAAAGGTGTGTTTTCGGGTAGATACTTGGCTATGAACAAAAGAGGACGCTTGTATGCGTCG GAAGTCTACAATCCGGAGTGTGAGTTTGTAGAACGCATTCATGAACTGGGATATAACACGTACGCGTCCAGATCCTACAGGACCATTCCAAACCCAGCCGGGACAAGGCGCAGAAATAGCGCGGAGAGACTTTGGTATGTGTCCATCAATGGCAAAGGCCGACCGCGGAGGGGCTTCAAAACACGAAGGACTCAAAAATCCTCCCTTTTCTTGCCGAGGGTACTGGACAGCAAAGACCACGAAATCGTCCGATTATTCCACACCAGTTCCAAATACCGAGAGAGCCTACTGAAAACTTCAAGCAAGTCGGAGAAAACGAGAACCGCCCAATAG